In Ochotona princeps isolate mOchPri1 chromosome 22, mOchPri1.hap1, whole genome shotgun sequence, the following are encoded in one genomic region:
- the BPIFB2 gene encoding BPI fold-containing family B member 2, which produces MAGARGLSLLLLLLLFPTISNARPDTVVRINQAALRYVSDIGKAPLQQALQIMVPSLFDLDDDGEVPQVTRIQMLSVHVPSLHLQFIPEFGVHLSAAANFTFKVFRVTEPLELTLPVVLQADAHMTQDSIGTPVVSISACSSLFGTAAVPDGKDSLHPTLLARVQTHIRTMMGSKLCLSVSGLVQEFNVHLGTLIGLTPVGPESQIRYSTVSTPTISSDGISLDIDATLFLLGKPIVLPANAIPFVLPRHVGAKDAMATVGLSQHLFDSALLLLQKAGALNLDVTGQLNSADNPLNTSELGQLFPEIARQFPEPMPVVLKVRLGATPVATLHTNNATLQLQPLVEVLAMASNSAFQSLFSLDVVVNLNLQLSVSKTKLQGTTSVLGDIQLAVASSNVGLIDPAQVHMLMGTVFQRPLLDHLNALLGLGIALPGVVNLCYSDPEVFVHEGYVVISSGLRYQR; this is translated from the exons ATGGCTGGGGCACGTGGGctgagcctgctgctgctgctgctgctgtttcccacCATCAGCAATGCCAGGCCGGACACGGTAGTCAGGATCAACCAGGCGGCGCTGCGCTATG TGTCAGACATTGGGAAAGCTCCTCTACAGCAGGCCCTTCAGATCATGGTCCCTTCGCTTTTCGACCTGGATGACGACGGCGAGGTGCCCCAGGTCACCCG GATCCAGATGCTGAGTGTCCATGTgcccagcctccacctgcagttcaTTCCTGAGTTTGGGGTGCACCTGTCAGCAGCAGCCAACTTTACTTTCAAGGTCTTCCG GGTCACAGAGCCACTGGAGCTGACGCTGCCCGTGGTCCTGCAGGCCGATGCCCACATGACCCAGGACTCCATTGGGACCCCCGTCGTCAGCATCTCTGCCTGTTCCTCACTCTTCGGCACCGCCGCAGTGCCTGATGGCAAAGACAG CCTCCACCCCACGCTGCTAGCCCGTGTGCAAACACACATCCGTACAATGATGGGCAGTAAG CTGTGTTTGAGTGTCTCCGGCCTGGTGCAGGAGTTCAACGTCCACCTGGGCACTTTGATCG GCCTCACCCCTGTGGGCCCCGAGTCCCAGATCCGCTACAGCACGGTCAGCACGCCAACCATCTCCAGCGACGGCATCTCCCTGGACATCGAT GCTACCCTCTTTCTGCTGGGCAAGCCCATTGTCCTGCCTGCGAATGCCATCCCTTTTGTATTGCCACGGCATGTGGGTGCCAAGGATGCCATGGCCACCGTGGGCCTCTCCCAGCACCTGTTTGACTCTGCCCTCTTGCTGCTGCAGAAGGCTGGTGCTCTCAATCTGGACGTCACTGGGCAGCTG AACTCGGCTGACAACCCGCTGAACACTTCTGAGCTGGGCCAGCTGTTCCCTGAG ATAGCCCGGCAGTTCCCAGAGCCCATGCCCGTGGTGCTCAAGGTACGGCTGGGTGCCACACCAGTGGCTACACTCCACACCAACAATGCCACGCTGCAGCTGCAGCCCTTGGTGGAAGTCCTGGCCATGGCCTCCAACTCAGCTTTCCAGTCTCTCTTCTCCCTGGATGTG GTGGTGAACCTGAACCTTCAACTGTCCGTGTCCAAGACAAAGCTCCAGGGAACCACGTCCGTGCTGGG gGACATCCAGCTTGCTGTGGCCTCCTCCAACGTGGGCCTCATTGAT CCGGCTCAAGTGCACATGCTCATGGGCACGGTGTTCCAGAGGCCCCTGCTGGACCACCTCAACG CTCTCCTGGGCCTGGGCATTGCCCTCCCTGGTGTGGTCAACCTCTGCTACAGCGACCCTGAAGTCTTTGTGCATGAG GGCTATGTGGTGATATCCAGTGGACTCCGCTACCAGCGCTGA
- the SUN5 gene encoding SUN domain-containing protein 5, whose amino-acid sequence MPRSSRSPQGDPCSFLDDVAHNARQRRITQRVRNICRTAEDSTANPGDALLFPVRLNTPTIGLTQSVLGCMSWLTFLACFLRTQAQQVLFNTCRCRLLFQKLMEKTGILVLCAFAFWVFSIHLPSKMEVWQDDSINSPLQSLRMYQEKVRHHTGEIQDLRGSMNQLIAKLQEMEAMSDEQKMTQKILKMIQGDYIEKPDFALKSIGASIDFEQTSATYNHDKARSYWNWIRLWNYAQPPDVILEPNVTPGNCWAFAGDRGQVTIRLAQKVYLSNVTLQHIPKTISLSGSLDTAPKDFVIYGMESSPREEVFLGAFQFQPENTIQMFPLQNQPPRAFGAVKVKVSSNWGHPRFTCLYRVRVHGSVMLPQSSTASPVSTPNP is encoded by the exons ATGCCCCGGTCCTCACGGAGTCCCCAAGGGGACCCGTGTTCCTTCCTCGATGATGTGGCCCACAACGCCCGGCAAAGGAG GATCACCCAAAGAGTCCGAAACATCTGCAGGACAGCAGAGGACTCCACAGCAAACCCGG GTGACGCCCTCTTATTTCCTGTGCGCCTCAACACCCCAACCATTGGCCTGACTCAGAGCGTGCTGGGATGCATGT CCTGGTTGACCTTCTTGGCCTGCTTCCTGAGAACTCAGGCCCAGCAAGTCTTGTTCAACACCTGCAG gtgcaggctgctcTTCCAGAAGCTGATGGAGAAGACAGGCATCCTGGTCCTCTGTGCCTTTG CATTCTGGGTGTTTTCCATACACTTACCCTCAAAAATGGAAGTCTGGCAG GATGACAGCATCAACAGTCCACTGCAGAGCTTGAG GATGTACCAGGAGAAGGTGCGGCATCACACCGGGGAAATCCAGGACCTGCGAGGTAGCATGAACCAGCTCATCGCCAAACTGCAAGAGATGGAGGCCATGTCCGATGAG CAAAAAATGACCCAGAAGATCCTGAAGATGATCCAGGGAGACTACATCGAGAAGCCAGACTTCGCCCTCAAGTCCATAG GGGCCAGCATCGACTTTGAACAAACGTCAGCCACCTACAACCACGACAAGGCTCGCTCCTACTGGAACTGGATCCGCCTGTGGAACTACGCACAGCCCCCGGACGTGATCCTtgag CCCAATGTGACACCTGGCAACTGCTGGGCCTTCGCCGGTGACCGTGGCCAGGTGACCATTCGGTTAGCCCAGAAGGTCTACCTGTCCAATGTCACGCTGCAGCACATCCCCAAGACCATCTCGCTGTCGGGCAGCCTGGACACCGCCCCCAAGGACTTCGTCATCTAT GGCATGGAAAGCTCCCCCAGGGAGGAAGTGTTTCTGGGAGCGTTCCAGTTTCAGCCAGAAAACACCATCCAGATGTTCCCACTCCAG AACCAGCCGCCCCGGGCGTTTGGCGCTGTCAAGGTGAAGGTCTCCAGCAATTGGGGGCACCCGCGCTTCACCTGCCTGTACCGCGTGCGTGTGCACGGCTCCGTGATGCTGCCCCAGAGCAGCACAGCTAGCCCCGTCTCCACCCCCAACCCCTAG